Proteins encoded together in one Vigna angularis cultivar LongXiaoDou No.4 chromosome 5, ASM1680809v1, whole genome shotgun sequence window:
- the LOC108340554 gene encoding uncharacterized protein LOC108340554: MGTIVCSFCGKNGHTDTVCFKKKWVSYKTGHTVDVCYRKHGYPPGHEFDNGKSLLSRSQEPTNDTPGDNFDPEVRLTKQQYHALMALINPTADNASNPQIGSMIFSSQDPDSITHHKIGLVDLHARLYVLHGLAITVAPCVHSVSSQQSLLAVNNNIWHNRLGHLSDKRLEVLKQKYPCINYRSDNCNACHIVKQKKLPFTSHNSVALHVFLSYTYRYLGSLFQCIHPFS; this comes from the exons ATGGGCACTattgtttgttctttttgtgGCAAGAATGGCCACACCGATACGGTGTGTTTCAAGAAAAAATGGGTTTCCTACAAAACTGGGCATACGGTTGATGTTTGCTATAGGAAACATGGATATCCACCCGGTCACGAATTCGACAATGGTAAAAGTCTCCTCTCAAGAAGCCAAGAACCTACCAATGACACTCCGGGAGACAATTTTGACCCTGAAGTGCGCCTTACTAAGCAACAATATCATGCCCTCATGGCTCTCATCAACCCTACTGCGGATAATGCCTCCAACCCTCAAATCGGTTCCATGATTTTCAGTTCTCAGGACCCAG ATTCAATAACACACCACAAGATTGGTTTAGTTGATCTACACGCTCGTCTGTATGTCCTTCATGGCCTTGCCATCACTGTTGCTCCTTGTGTGCATTCTGTCAGTTCACAACAATCACTCCTTGCTGTCAACAACAACATTTGGCACAACCGCTTAGGCCATTTATCTGATAAGAGACTGGAGGTTCTTAAACAGAAATATCCCTGCATTAACTATAGATCAGACAATTGTAATGCCTGCCACATtgtaaaacaaaagaaattgcCTTTTACTTCACATAACTCTGTTGctttacatgtttttttatcttatacATATAGATATTTGGGGTCCCTGTTCCAATGCATCCATCCATTCTCatag